In Phragmites australis chromosome 17, lpPhrAust1.1, whole genome shotgun sequence, the following are encoded in one genomic region:
- the LOC133897651 gene encoding heat shock protein 90-5, chloroplastic-like isoform X2: MAPALSRSLGASSVAALRPSPSSRGPQRSALVPQGRGPAARCARGVRWEARRQGMVGLRCNAAVAEKPAGEEEEAAGEKFEYQAEVSRLLELIVHSLYSHKEVFLRELVSNASDALDKLRFLSVTDSSVLADGGEMEIRIKPDPDAGTITITDTGIGMSKDELKDCLGTIAQSGTSKFLKALKENQDLGADNGLIGQFGVGFYSAFLVAEKVVVSTKSPKADKQYVWEAEADSSSYIIKEETDPEKMLTRGTQITLYLRDDDKYEFADPARIQGLVKNYSQFVSFPIYTWQEKSRTVEVEEEEESKEGEEATEGEKKRKKTITEKYWDWELANETKPIWMRNPKEVEKTEYNEFYKKTFNEFLDPLAYTHFTTEGEVEFRSVLYIPGMAPLSNEEIMNPKTKNIRLYVKRVFISDDFDGELFPRYLSFVKGVVDSNDLPLNVSREILQESRIVRIMRKRLVRKTFDMIQEIAEKDDQEDYKKFWESFGKFMKLGCIEDTGNHKRLAPLLRFHSSKNETDLISLDQYVENMPENQKAIYYIATDSLQSAKTAPFLEKLVQKDIEVLYLIEPIDEVAIQNLQTYKEKKFVDISKEDLELGDEDEDKEKESKQEYTLLCDWIKQQLGDKVAKVQISKRLSSSPCVLVSGKFGWSANMERLMKAQTLGDTSSLEFMRGRRIFEINPDHPIIKDLSAACKNEPESTEAKRAVELLYETALISSGYTPDSPAELGGKIYEMMTIALGGRWGRPDTEEAEATAGEESVEAGSSEGAATEVVEPSEVRTESDPWKD, translated from the exons ATGGCGCCGGCGCTGAGCAGGAGCCTGGGGGCGTCGTCTGTGGCCGCGCTGCGGCCGAGCCCGTCGTCGCGGGGGCCGCAGCGGTCCGCGCTCGTGCCGCAGGGGAGGGGGCCCGCGGCGAGGTGCGCGAGAGGGGTGAGATGGGAGGCCCGGAGGCAGGGGATGGTCGGGTTGAGGTGCAACGCTGCTGTCGCCGAGAAGCcagccggggaggaggaggaggcggccggcgagaAGTTCGAGTACCAGGCCGAG GTCAGCCGTTTGCTGGAATTAATTGTCCATAGTTTGTACAGCCACAAGGAAGTATTTCTTCGTGAACTTGTAAG TAATGCAAGTGATGCATTGGATAAGCTGAGATTCCTCAGTGTAACCGATTCTTCAGTGCTGGCTGATGGTGGTGAAATGGAAATAAGGATCAAACCCGACCCAGATGCTGGGACAATCACTATCAC GGATACTGGCATTGGCATGAGTAAAGATGAACTCAAAGACTGTCTTGGAACCATTGCACAAAGTGGCACCTCAAAGTTTTTGAAGGCTCTAAAG GAAAACCAAGATCTTGGTGCAGATAATGGACTTATTGGTCAATTTGGTGTGGGATTTTATTCAGCTTTCCTTGTTGCAGAGAAG GTTGTGGTGTCCACTAAGAGTCCAAAGGCAGATAAGCAGTATGTATGGGAAGCCGAGGCTGACAGCAGCTCTTATATTATCAAGGAAGAAACTGATCCTGAAAAAATGCTGACGCGTGGAACACAGATTACTCTTTACTTAAGA GATGATGATAAGTATGAGTTTGCCGACCCTGCGAGGATTCAAGGTTTAGTTAAAAACTACTCACAGTTTGTCTCATTCCCTATATATACATGGCAGGAGAAATCAAGAACAGTTGAG gttgaggaggaggaagaatcaAAAGAAGGTGAAGAGGCAACGGAG ggtgaaaagaaaaggaagaaaaccaTCACTGAGAAGTACTGGGACTGGGAATTGGCTAATGAAACAAAGCCAATATGG ATGAGGAATCCAAAGGAAGTCGAGAAAACTGAGTACAATGAATTTTACAAGAAGACATTTAATGAGTTTTTGGATCCTCTTGCTTACACTCACTTCACCACAGAG GGTGAGGTGGAATTTAGGAGTGTTCTTTACATTCCAGGGATGGCACCTCTTAGCAATGAGGAGATCATGAATCCGAAGACCAAAAATATTCGGTTGTATGTCAAAAGAGTCTTCATATCAGACGACTTTGATGGCGAGCTG TTTCCCAGATACTTGAGCTTTGTGAAAGGTGTAGTTGACTCAAACGATCTTCCTCTCAATGTTTCTCGTGAGATCCTTCAAGAAAGTAGAATT GTCCGAATTATGCGTAAGAGGCTTGTTAGGAAGACATTTGACATGATTCAAGAGATCGCCGAGAAGGATGACCAAGAG GACTACAAGAAATTCTGGGAGAGCTTTGGCAAGTTCATGAAGCTTGGTTGCATTGAGGACACAGGAAATCACAAGCGTCTTGCTCCATTGCTACGGTTCCACTCTTCCAAAAATGAGACAGATTTGATAAGTCTTGATCAGTATGTAGAAAACATGCCTGAAAACCAGAAGGCGATCTATTATATTGCTACGGATAGTCTTCAGAGTGCAAAGACTGCTCCTTTCTTGGAAAAACTGGTTCAGAAAGATATTGAA GTTCTCTACCTTATCGAGCCAATTGATGAGGTTGCCATTCAGAATTTACAGACATACAAAGAGAAGAAATTTGTTGATATTAGCAAAGAGGACCTAGAATTGG gcgatgaagatgaggacaaggagAAAGAAAGCAAGCAGGAGTATACTCTTCTGTGTGACTGGATAAAGCAACAACTTGGTGATAAAGTTGCCAAGGTCCAGATCTCAAAGCGACTTAGCTCTTCTCCATGTGTTCTAGTATCTGGCAAATTTGGTTGGTCCGCCAACATGGAAAG GCTCATGAAAGCACAGACACTTGGTGACACATCTAGCTTGGAGTTCATGAGAGGTAGAAGAATTTTTGAAATCAACCCTGACCACCCTATTATCAAGGATCTGAGC GCTGCTTGCAAAAACGAGCCTGAAAGTACTGAAGCCAAGAGAGCCGTTGAGTTGTTGTATGAGACCGCCCTGATCTCCAGTGGATATACT CCTGATAGTCCAGCGGAGTTGGGAGGTAAGATCTACGAGATGATGACCATCGCCCTTGGCGGGAGATGGGGAAGACCGGACACGGAGGAGGCTGAAGCAACCGCCGGCGAAGAAAGCGTTGAGGCTGGCTCTTCTGAAGGTGCCGCGACGGAGGTAGTTGAACCCTCAGAAGTGAGGACCGAGAGCGATCCATGGAAGGATTAG
- the LOC133897651 gene encoding heat shock protein 90-5, chloroplastic-like isoform X1 — protein sequence MAPALSRSLGASSVAALRPSPSSRGPQRSALVPQGRGPAARCARGVRWEARRQGMVGLRCNAAVAEKPAGEEEEAAGEKFEYQAEVSRLLELIVHSLYSHKEVFLRELVSNASDALDKLRFLSVTDSSVLADGGEMEIRIKPDPDAGTITITDTGIGMSKDELKDCLGTIAQSGTSKFLKALKENQDLGADNGLIGQFGVGFYSAFLVAEKVVVSTKSPKADKQYVWEAEADSSSYIIKEETDPEKMLTRGTQITLYLRDDDKYEFADPARIQGLVKNYSQFVSFPIYTWQEKSRTVEVEEEEESKEGEEATEGEKKRKKTITEKYWDWELANETKPIWMRNPKEVEKTEYNEFYKKTFNEFLDPLAYTHFTTEGEVEFRSVLYIPGMAPLSNEEIMNPKTKNIRLYVKRVFISDDFDGELFPRYLSFVKGVVDSNDLPLNVSREILQESRIVRIMRKRLVRKTFDMIQEIAEKDDQEVRDYKKFWESFGKFMKLGCIEDTGNHKRLAPLLRFHSSKNETDLISLDQYVENMPENQKAIYYIATDSLQSAKTAPFLEKLVQKDIEVLYLIEPIDEVAIQNLQTYKEKKFVDISKEDLELGDEDEDKEKESKQEYTLLCDWIKQQLGDKVAKVQISKRLSSSPCVLVSGKFGWSANMERLMKAQTLGDTSSLEFMRGRRIFEINPDHPIIKDLSAACKNEPESTEAKRAVELLYETALISSGYTPDSPAELGGKIYEMMTIALGGRWGRPDTEEAEATAGEESVEAGSSEGAATEVVEPSEVRTESDPWKD from the exons ATGGCGCCGGCGCTGAGCAGGAGCCTGGGGGCGTCGTCTGTGGCCGCGCTGCGGCCGAGCCCGTCGTCGCGGGGGCCGCAGCGGTCCGCGCTCGTGCCGCAGGGGAGGGGGCCCGCGGCGAGGTGCGCGAGAGGGGTGAGATGGGAGGCCCGGAGGCAGGGGATGGTCGGGTTGAGGTGCAACGCTGCTGTCGCCGAGAAGCcagccggggaggaggaggaggcggccggcgagaAGTTCGAGTACCAGGCCGAG GTCAGCCGTTTGCTGGAATTAATTGTCCATAGTTTGTACAGCCACAAGGAAGTATTTCTTCGTGAACTTGTAAG TAATGCAAGTGATGCATTGGATAAGCTGAGATTCCTCAGTGTAACCGATTCTTCAGTGCTGGCTGATGGTGGTGAAATGGAAATAAGGATCAAACCCGACCCAGATGCTGGGACAATCACTATCAC GGATACTGGCATTGGCATGAGTAAAGATGAACTCAAAGACTGTCTTGGAACCATTGCACAAAGTGGCACCTCAAAGTTTTTGAAGGCTCTAAAG GAAAACCAAGATCTTGGTGCAGATAATGGACTTATTGGTCAATTTGGTGTGGGATTTTATTCAGCTTTCCTTGTTGCAGAGAAG GTTGTGGTGTCCACTAAGAGTCCAAAGGCAGATAAGCAGTATGTATGGGAAGCCGAGGCTGACAGCAGCTCTTATATTATCAAGGAAGAAACTGATCCTGAAAAAATGCTGACGCGTGGAACACAGATTACTCTTTACTTAAGA GATGATGATAAGTATGAGTTTGCCGACCCTGCGAGGATTCAAGGTTTAGTTAAAAACTACTCACAGTTTGTCTCATTCCCTATATATACATGGCAGGAGAAATCAAGAACAGTTGAG gttgaggaggaggaagaatcaAAAGAAGGTGAAGAGGCAACGGAG ggtgaaaagaaaaggaagaaaaccaTCACTGAGAAGTACTGGGACTGGGAATTGGCTAATGAAACAAAGCCAATATGG ATGAGGAATCCAAAGGAAGTCGAGAAAACTGAGTACAATGAATTTTACAAGAAGACATTTAATGAGTTTTTGGATCCTCTTGCTTACACTCACTTCACCACAGAG GGTGAGGTGGAATTTAGGAGTGTTCTTTACATTCCAGGGATGGCACCTCTTAGCAATGAGGAGATCATGAATCCGAAGACCAAAAATATTCGGTTGTATGTCAAAAGAGTCTTCATATCAGACGACTTTGATGGCGAGCTG TTTCCCAGATACTTGAGCTTTGTGAAAGGTGTAGTTGACTCAAACGATCTTCCTCTCAATGTTTCTCGTGAGATCCTTCAAGAAAGTAGAATT GTCCGAATTATGCGTAAGAGGCTTGTTAGGAAGACATTTGACATGATTCAAGAGATCGCCGAGAAGGATGACCAAGAGGTAAGG GACTACAAGAAATTCTGGGAGAGCTTTGGCAAGTTCATGAAGCTTGGTTGCATTGAGGACACAGGAAATCACAAGCGTCTTGCTCCATTGCTACGGTTCCACTCTTCCAAAAATGAGACAGATTTGATAAGTCTTGATCAGTATGTAGAAAACATGCCTGAAAACCAGAAGGCGATCTATTATATTGCTACGGATAGTCTTCAGAGTGCAAAGACTGCTCCTTTCTTGGAAAAACTGGTTCAGAAAGATATTGAA GTTCTCTACCTTATCGAGCCAATTGATGAGGTTGCCATTCAGAATTTACAGACATACAAAGAGAAGAAATTTGTTGATATTAGCAAAGAGGACCTAGAATTGG gcgatgaagatgaggacaaggagAAAGAAAGCAAGCAGGAGTATACTCTTCTGTGTGACTGGATAAAGCAACAACTTGGTGATAAAGTTGCCAAGGTCCAGATCTCAAAGCGACTTAGCTCTTCTCCATGTGTTCTAGTATCTGGCAAATTTGGTTGGTCCGCCAACATGGAAAG GCTCATGAAAGCACAGACACTTGGTGACACATCTAGCTTGGAGTTCATGAGAGGTAGAAGAATTTTTGAAATCAACCCTGACCACCCTATTATCAAGGATCTGAGC GCTGCTTGCAAAAACGAGCCTGAAAGTACTGAAGCCAAGAGAGCCGTTGAGTTGTTGTATGAGACCGCCCTGATCTCCAGTGGATATACT CCTGATAGTCCAGCGGAGTTGGGAGGTAAGATCTACGAGATGATGACCATCGCCCTTGGCGGGAGATGGGGAAGACCGGACACGGAGGAGGCTGAAGCAACCGCCGGCGAAGAAAGCGTTGAGGCTGGCTCTTCTGAAGGTGCCGCGACGGAGGTAGTTGAACCCTCAGAAGTGAGGACCGAGAGCGATCCATGGAAGGATTAG